A DNA window from Paraclostridium bifermentans contains the following coding sequences:
- the grdC gene encoding glycine/sarcosine/betaine reductase complex component C subunit beta, which translates to MTFPVLKGASYILVHTPDMIVKNGTTCAVERETHPESEFLKEVTNHIRSYEEVVNYIPNQVYIGNNRPEELREIALPWCEYKMEGKRDGKRGEIMPQDEFLAMMQICDAFDLVKLKEDFVNNIRPNFEKNYPELAPFFGKLKGDNIDDANELIDSHHAEGLYHNDQLVGYVKRAHDVDVNLNAHTMFENLVVKASGVVAAVQLIRKENVNPLDIDYVIECSEEACGDMNQRGGGNFAKAIAEMAGLQNASGSDTRGFCAGPTHALINAAALVKSGIYKNVMVVAGGASAKLGMNAKDHVKKGLPVLEDVVGGFAVLVSENDGVNPIIRTDLTGKHSVGTGSSPQAVMTALITSGLDRANLKITDVDVYSVEMQNPDITKPAGAGDVPEANYKMIGALAVKRGDLEKKELKNFVSEKGIPGWAPTQGHIPSGVPYIGFGIDDLTSGDKNRAMVVGKGSLFLGRMTNLFDGVSFIVERNQGVEEEAAAVSKEEIKKIIAESMKKLAQDMLIEE; encoded by the coding sequence ATGACATTTCCAGTTTTAAAAGGTGCTAGTTATATTTTAGTTCACACACCAGATATGATAGTTAAAAATGGTACTACTTGTGCTGTTGAGAGAGAAACACATCCAGAATCAGAATTTTTAAAAGAAGTTACTAATCATATAAGAAGTTATGAAGAAGTAGTAAATTATATACCAAACCAAGTTTACATAGGAAACAACAGACCAGAAGAATTAAGAGAAATAGCTCTTCCATGGTGCGAATACAAAATGGAAGGAAAAAGAGATGGTAAGCGTGGAGAAATAATGCCACAAGATGAATTTTTAGCAATGATGCAAATATGCGATGCTTTTGACTTAGTTAAATTAAAAGAAGATTTCGTTAATAATATAAGACCTAACTTTGAAAAGAACTACCCAGAGCTAGCTCCATTCTTTGGAAAGCTTAAAGGTGATAATATAGATGATGCAAATGAATTAATAGATTCACACCATGCTGAAGGATTATACCATAATGATCAATTAGTTGGATATGTTAAGAGAGCTCATGATGTTGACGTTAACTTAAACGCACATACAATGTTTGAAAACTTAGTTGTAAAAGCTTCAGGAGTTGTTGCTGCAGTACAATTAATAAGAAAAGAAAATGTTAATCCATTGGATATAGATTATGTAATAGAATGTTCAGAAGAAGCTTGTGGAGATATGAACCAAAGAGGTGGAGGAAACTTTGCTAAGGCTATAGCTGAAATGGCTGGACTTCAAAATGCTTCAGGATCAGATACAAGAGGTTTCTGTGCTGGACCTACTCATGCTTTAATAAATGCTGCTGCACTTGTTAAATCAGGAATATATAAAAATGTTATGGTAGTTGCAGGTGGAGCTAGTGCTAAACTTGGAATGAATGCTAAAGACCACGTTAAAAAAGGTCTTCCAGTATTAGAAGACGTTGTTGGAGGATTCGCTGTTTTAGTTTCTGAAAATGATGGAGTTAATCCAATAATAAGAACTGATTTAACAGGAAAACATAGTGTTGGAACTGGATCTTCTCCACAAGCTGTTATGACTGCATTAATAACTAGTGGACTTGATAGAGCTAACTTAAAAATAACTGATGTTGATGTTTACTCAGTTGAAATGCAAAACCCAGATATAACTAAGCCTGCTGGAGCTGGGGATGTTCCAGAAGCTAACTATAAAATGATAGGTGCTCTTGCTGTTAAGCGTGGAGACTTAGAAAAGAAAGAATTAAAGAACTTTGTAAGCGAAAAAGGTATACCAGGTTGGGCTCCAACTCAAGGACATATACCTTCAGGAGTTCCATATATAGGATTTGGTATAGATGATTTAACTTCTGGAGATAAAAACAGAGCTATGGTAGTTGGTAAGGGAAGTTTATTCTTAGGAAGAATGACTAACTTATTCGATGGAGTTTCTTTCATAGTTGAGAGAAATCAAGGTGTAGAGGAAGAAGCAGCTGCAGTTTCTAAAGAAGAAATCAAGAAAATTATAGCTGAATCTATGAAA
- the grdB gene encoding glycine reductase complex selenoprotein B, whose amino-acid sequence MEKIKVVHYVNQFFAGIGGEEKADTKPHIAEKLPPISLQLNKLLGDEIEIVGTVVCGDSYFGENMESASQEVLGMVKSFEPQLFIAGPAFNAGRYGVAAGTITKFVKDELNIPALTGMYIENPGADMFKKDLYIVSTSDSAAGMRKALPKIATLAKKLANGEEIGSPAEEGYIERGVRVNYFAKERGSKRAVDMLLKKIKGEDFVTEYPMPNFDRVDPQAAIKDLSKAKIALVTSGGIVPKGNPDRIESSSASKYGEYSIAGVNDLTEETYETAHGGFDPVYCNLDSDRVLPVDVLRDLEREGAIGSLHEFFYTTTGNGTAVASSKKFAAEYAQKLIAAGVDAVILTSTUGTCTRCGATMVKEIERAGLPVVHICTVVPISLTVGANRIVPAIAIPHPLGNPKLDPAEEKALRRKLVEKCLVALATEVDGQTVFEKDITLKDIMANA is encoded by the coding sequence ATGGAAAAGATAAAAGTAGTTCACTACGTAAACCAATTCTTCGCAGGAATTGGAGGGGAAGAAAAAGCTGATACGAAACCACACATAGCTGAAAAATTACCTCCAATAAGTTTACAATTAAACAAGTTATTAGGGGATGAAATAGAAATAGTTGGAACTGTAGTTTGTGGAGATAGCTATTTCGGAGAAAACATGGAGTCTGCTAGCCAAGAAGTATTAGGAATGGTTAAGAGCTTCGAACCACAATTATTTATAGCTGGACCAGCGTTCAATGCAGGAAGATACGGGGTTGCTGCAGGAACAATAACTAAATTCGTAAAAGACGAATTAAATATACCAGCTTTAACAGGAATGTACATTGAAAATCCAGGAGCAGATATGTTCAAAAAAGATTTATATATAGTATCAACATCTGACTCTGCTGCTGGTATGAGAAAGGCTCTTCCAAAAATAGCTACATTAGCTAAGAAGTTAGCTAATGGAGAAGAAATAGGATCTCCAGCTGAAGAAGGTTATATAGAAAGAGGAGTAAGAGTTAACTACTTCGCTAAAGAAAGAGGTTCTAAGAGAGCTGTAGATATGTTATTAAAGAAAATAAAAGGTGAGGATTTCGTAACTGAATATCCAATGCCAAACTTTGATAGAGTTGATCCACAAGCAGCTATAAAAGATTTATCTAAAGCTAAAATAGCTCTAGTTACTTCTGGTGGTATAGTTCCTAAAGGAAATCCAGATAGAATAGAATCTTCTTCTGCATCTAAATACGGTGAATATTCTATAGCAGGAGTTAACGATTTAACTGAAGAAACTTACGAAACTGCTCATGGTGGATTCGACCCAGTTTATTGTAACTTAGACTCAGATAGAGTTTTACCAGTAGATGTTTTAAGAGATTTAGAAAGAGAAGGAGCTATAGGTTCTTTACATGAGTTCTTCTATACAACTACAGGTAACGGAACTGCTGTTGCAAGTTCTAAGAAGTTTGCTGCTGAATACGCTCAAAAGTTAATAGCTGCAGGTGTTGACGCTGTAATACTAACATCTACTTGAGGTACTTGTACTCGTTGCGGTGCAACGATGGTAAAAGAGATAGAAAGAGCTGGTCTTCCAGTTGTTCATATCTGTACAGTAGTACCTATATCTTTAACTGTTGGAGCTAACAGAATAGTTCCAGCTATAGCTATACCTCATCCTCTTGGTAATCCTAAGTTAGATCCAGCTGAGGAAAAAGCTTTAAGAAGAAAATTAGTTGAAAAATGCTTAGTTGCATTAGCTACTGAAGTTGATGGTCAAACAGTATTTGAAAAAGATATAACTTTAAAGGATATAATGGCTAACGCTTAA
- the grdA gene encoding glycine/sarcosine/betaine reductase complex selenoprotein A, giving the protein MSLLSNKKIIIIGDRDGIPGPAIEECVNTVENTEIVFASTECFVUTAAGAMDLENQNRVKDATEKFGAENVVVLLGAAEAEAAGLAAETVTAGDPTFAGPLAGVELGLAVYHVVEPEVKELFDESVYEDQISMMEMVLEVDEIVEEMSDIRGQFCKYNA; this is encoded by the coding sequence ATGAGCTTATTAAGTAATAAAAAGATCATAATCATAGGTGACCGTGACGGAATTCCGGGACCTGCGATAGAAGAGTGTGTAAACACTGTAGAAAATACTGAAATAGTTTTTGCTTCAACAGAATGTTTTGTCTGAACTGCTGCTGGGGCTATGGACTTAGAAAACCAAAACAGAGTTAAAGATGCTACTGAAAAATTCGGTGCTGAAAATGTTGTGGTTTTACTAGGTGCTGCTGAAGCCGAAGCTGCAGGTCTTGCAGCTGAAACAGTAACTGCTGGAGATCCAACTTTCGCTGGACCACTTGCTGGTGTTGAGTTAGGATTAGCTGTTTATCATGTTGTTGAACCAGAAGTGAAAGAATTATTTGATGAATCAGTTTACGAAGATCAAATAAGTATGATGGAAATGGTTCTTGAAGTTGATGAAATAGTTGAAGAAATGAGCGATATAAGAGGTCAATTCTGCAAATATAATGCCTAA
- a CDS encoding glycine/sarcosine/betaine reductase component B subunit translates to MRLELGKIFIKDVQFGAVTEVKDSVLYINKEEMLKEIGGDEHIKSIDLDIVRPGESVRIIPVKDVIEPRVKVDGNGGIFPGVISKVDTVGEGRTHALKNVGVVTTGKIVGFQEGIIDMTGPGAEYTPFSKLNNVVVIAEPIDGLKQYDHERAVRMIGFKAATYLGEVARNLTPDEVVEYETKPLLESVAEYPELPKVGYVYMLQTQGLLHDTYVYGVDAKQIVPTLLYPTELMDGAIVSGNCVSACDKNPSYVHMNNSVVEDLYLQHGKEINFVGVIITNENVYLADKERSSNWTAKLCKQLGLDAVIVSQEGFGNPDTDLIMNCKKIEGQGVKTVIVTDEYAGRDGASQSLADADVKANAVVTGGNANQVVVLPKMDRVIGHVEVADVIAGGAAGSLREDGSIEAEIQVITGATNETGFGFLTAKGY, encoded by the coding sequence ATGCGTCTTGAGTTAGGGAAAATCTTTATAAAAGATGTACAATTTGGAGCAGTAACAGAAGTTAAAGATTCAGTATTATACATCAACAAAGAAGAGATGTTAAAAGAAATTGGTGGAGATGAACATATAAAATCAATAGATTTAGATATAGTTCGTCCAGGGGAAAGCGTTAGAATAATACCAGTTAAAGACGTTATAGAACCGAGAGTAAAAGTTGATGGTAATGGAGGAATATTCCCAGGAGTTATATCAAAAGTTGACACTGTTGGAGAAGGTAGAACTCATGCACTTAAAAATGTTGGAGTTGTAACAACTGGTAAAATAGTTGGTTTCCAAGAAGGTATAATAGATATGACTGGTCCTGGAGCTGAATATACACCATTCTCTAAGTTAAACAACGTTGTTGTTATAGCTGAACCAATAGATGGTTTAAAGCAATACGATCACGAAAGAGCTGTTAGAATGATAGGATTCAAAGCTGCTACATACTTAGGAGAAGTTGCTAGAAACTTAACTCCAGATGAAGTTGTAGAGTACGAAACTAAGCCATTATTAGAGTCAGTAGCAGAGTATCCAGAACTTCCTAAAGTAGGATATGTATACATGCTTCAAACTCAAGGATTATTACATGACACATATGTTTACGGAGTTGACGCTAAGCAAATAGTACCAACATTATTATACCCAACTGAATTAATGGACGGAGCTATAGTAAGTGGTAACTGTGTTTCTGCTTGTGATAAAAACCCAAGTTATGTACACATGAATAACTCAGTAGTTGAAGATTTATATCTACAACACGGAAAAGAAATAAACTTTGTAGGAGTTATTATAACTAATGAAAACGTATACTTAGCAGATAAAGAAAGATCTTCTAACTGGACTGCTAAATTATGTAAACAATTAGGCTTAGATGCTGTAATAGTATCTCAAGAAGGATTTGGTAACCCAGATACAGACCTTATAATGAACTGCAAGAAAATAGAAGGTCAAGGTGTTAAAACTGTTATAGTTACAGATGAGTATGCTGGTAGAGATGGAGCATCTCAATCATTAGCTGATGCTGATGTTAAAGCTAATGCTGTTGTAACTGGTGGAAATGCTAACCAAGTTGTTGTATTACCTAAGATGGATAGAGTTATAGGACACGTTGAAGTTGCTGATGTTATAGCTGGTGGAGCTGCTGGATCTTTAAGAGAAGATGGATCTATAGAAGCTGAGATACAAGTAATAACTGGAGCTACTAATGAAACAGGATTCGGATTCTTAACAGCTAAGGGGTATTAA
- the trxA gene encoding thioredoxin TrxA, whose translation MIALEKNTFDPEVLEAEGLVLVDFWSQGCEPCKALLPDIEKFAEAYGENIKFCKFDITKARRVAIKEKVLGLPTIAIYKDGAKIDEVTKDDATVSNIEAMIKKHL comes from the coding sequence ATGATAGCATTAGAAAAAAATACATTCGATCCAGAAGTATTAGAAGCAGAAGGGCTAGTATTAGTTGATTTCTGGAGTCAAGGTTGTGAGCCTTGTAAAGCATTACTTCCAGATATAGAAAAATTTGCAGAAGCATATGGGGAAAACATAAAGTTCTGTAAATTCGATATAACTAAAGCTAGAAGAGTTGCTATAAAAGAGAAGGTTTTAGGTCTTCCAACTATAGCTATATACAAAGATGGAGCTAAAATAGATGAAGTAACAAAAGATGATGCTACAGTTTCTAATATAGAAGCTATGATAAAGAAGCACTTATAA
- the trxB gene encoding thioredoxin-disulfide reductase, with translation MENLYDIVIIGCGPAGLAAGLYGARAKMKTLILEKGKTGGQIVITHEVANYPGSVENATGPSLIARMVEQCKEFGAEIVRDSIVDTELEGNIKVLKGEKGEYRAKTVIIATGATPKKLGCPGEKELTGKGVSYCATCDADFFEDFEVFVVGGGDSAIEEALYLTKFARKVTIVHRRQGLRCARSIEDKARANERIEFLLDTVIDEIKGDGLVESVVFRNTQTGETNEYFADEEDGTMGIFIFVGFDSQTELFKGKVDMDDYGYIKTDDNMLTNIPGVFAAGDCRVKSLRQVVTATADGAIAAVTAERYVEANFEEEVTNC, from the coding sequence ATGGAAAATTTATATGACATAGTCATAATAGGTTGTGGACCTGCAGGTCTTGCAGCTGGTCTTTACGGCGCAAGAGCTAAAATGAAGACTTTAATACTTGAAAAAGGAAAAACTGGTGGACAAATAGTTATAACTCATGAAGTTGCTAACTATCCAGGATCAGTTGAAAATGCTACTGGACCAAGCTTAATAGCTAGAATGGTAGAGCAATGTAAAGAATTCGGTGCTGAAATAGTTAGAGACTCTATAGTAGACACTGAATTAGAAGGAAACATAAAAGTATTAAAAGGTGAAAAAGGCGAGTACAGAGCTAAAACTGTTATAATAGCTACTGGAGCTACTCCTAAAAAATTAGGATGCCCAGGAGAAAAAGAATTAACAGGTAAAGGAGTTTCTTACTGTGCTACATGTGACGCTGACTTCTTCGAAGATTTCGAAGTATTCGTAGTTGGAGGAGGAGATAGTGCTATAGAAGAAGCATTATACTTAACTAAGTTTGCTAGAAAAGTTACTATAGTTCATAGAAGACAAGGTTTAAGATGTGCTAGATCTATAGAAGATAAAGCAAGAGCTAATGAAAGAATAGAATTCTTATTAGATACAGTTATAGATGAAATAAAAGGTGATGGATTAGTTGAATCAGTAGTATTTAGAAATACTCAAACAGGTGAAACTAATGAATACTTCGCTGATGAAGAAGATGGAACTATGGGAATATTCATATTCGTAGGATTTGATTCTCAAACAGAGTTATTCAAAGGTAAAGTAGATATGGATGACTATGGATACATCAAAACAGATGACAATATGTTAACAAATATACCAGGTGTATTTGCTGCAGGAGATTGTAGAGTTAAATCATTAAGACAAGTTGTTACAGCAACAGCTGATGGAGCTATAGCTGCAGTAACAGCTGAAAGATATGTAGAAGCAAACTTCGAAGAAGAAGTTACTAATTGCTAA
- a CDS encoding GrdX family protein gives MLIITNNPMIQENVTDKEVIMLDTDYIGTLKECRDLVHKGYELLSHPLYGSVKPNETPYRTVIIKKGKSLDTNSLNLIEEAIETAEKFKNNKLTPMWTEKVLDDFRVIDFDIMRNTIQRIQYV, from the coding sequence ATGTTAATAATCACTAACAATCCTATGATTCAGGAAAACGTTACTGACAAAGAAGTTATAATGTTAGACACTGACTATATAGGAACATTAAAGGAATGTAGGGATTTAGTTCATAAGGGGTATGAATTATTATCACATCCGCTATATGGGAGCGTAAAACCCAATGAAACACCATATCGTACAGTCATAATTAAAAAGGGGAAATCTCTAGACACAAATTCATTAAACTTAATAGAAGAAGCCATAGAAACAGCAGAAAAATTTAAAAACAACAAGTTAACTCCTATGTGGACTGAAAAAGTTTTAGACGATTTCAGAGTAATTGATTTTGATATAATGAGAAATACAATCCAAAGAATACAATATGTATAA
- a CDS encoding ABC transporter ATP-binding protein, with protein sequence MNSIITKDLNISYGNIDIVKNLNLNIPKGKITTIIGANGCGKSTILKTIGRIIDPKSGSIYINGKNLHEENPTDIAKEMAVLPQNPQAPSGLTVEELISYGRFPHQKGFGKINKEDKDIVSWAMEVTKISEFRDRNIDDLSGGQRQRAWIAMALAQETDILLLDEPTTYLDLAHQLEILQLLDELNKNEKRTIVMVIHELNNASRFADHMIGIKKGKIVCEGEAHDVMTKENLKEIFNIDAEIVEDPRTKKPVCLTYDMVKKN encoded by the coding sequence ATGAATTCAATAATAACTAAGGACTTAAACATATCTTATGGAAATATAGATATTGTAAAAAACTTAAATTTAAATATACCAAAAGGAAAAATAACTACAATAATAGGAGCTAACGGATGTGGTAAATCTACTATTTTAAAAACTATAGGAAGAATAATAGATCCAAAGAGCGGAAGTATTTATATAAATGGTAAAAATCTTCATGAGGAAAATCCAACAGATATCGCAAAAGAAATGGCAGTACTTCCACAAAATCCACAAGCTCCAAGCGGACTTACTGTAGAGGAATTAATATCTTATGGTAGATTTCCTCATCAAAAGGGATTTGGAAAGATAAATAAAGAAGATAAGGATATTGTAAGTTGGGCTATGGAAGTTACAAAAATATCTGAATTTAGAGATAGAAATATTGATGATTTATCTGGAGGACAAAGACAAAGGGCTTGGATAGCAATGGCTCTTGCACAAGAAACAGATATATTATTACTAGATGAACCTACAACATATTTAGATTTAGCTCATCAATTAGAAATTTTACAGTTATTAGATGAATTAAATAAAAATGAAAAAAGAACTATTGTAATGGTTATTCATGAATTAAACAATGCTTCTAGGTTTGCAGATCATATGATAGGAATCAAAAAAGGTAAAATTGTATGTGAAGGTGAAGCTCATGATGTTATGACAAAAGAAAATTTAAAAGAAATTTTCAATATTGATGCAGAAATTGTTGAAGATCCACGAACAAAAAAACCTGTTTGTTTAACCTATGATATGGTTAAAAAAAATTAA
- a CDS encoding FecCD family ABC transporter permease has protein sequence MKTNNKKSKIILIASVLLALIFITVLISLNMGSFKIPPIDVLKTFIGQGQKNYEIAIFKLRLPRIVIAILVGSALATAGAILQGVTKNDLADSGILGINSGAALFVVVYIYLMNGNVYDGVSNLTIFTMPIVALLGALFGAFLIYVLAFKNGISAQRLLLIGIGINIAFTSIMTIFQLKFTTQEFNRVMAWTSGSIWGSNWKYVLAILPFIIVFMFLAIYKSRYLDVLNLGDEISTGLGVNVEKERKKLITYAVILAGVATSVAGSISFLGLVSPHIARKLVGPKHKRLVPISALIGILLILAADTVSRNLLAPIEIPVGIVISIIGVPYFIYLMLAD, from the coding sequence ATGAAAACTAATAATAAAAAGTCTAAAATTATATTAATAGCATCGGTTTTATTAGCACTTATATTTATTACTGTGTTGATAAGTTTAAATATGGGATCATTTAAAATTCCACCTATAGATGTATTAAAAACATTTATAGGACAAGGACAGAAAAATTATGAAATAGCAATTTTTAAATTAAGACTTCCTAGAATCGTTATTGCAATATTGGTAGGTAGTGCATTAGCAACAGCAGGTGCTATACTTCAGGGAGTTACTAAAAATGATTTAGCAGATTCAGGAATATTAGGTATAAACTCGGGAGCTGCATTGTTTGTTGTAGTATATATATATTTAATGAATGGAAATGTATATGATGGAGTAAGTAACTTAACTATATTTACAATGCCTATAGTTGCATTACTTGGGGCATTATTCGGAGCCTTCTTAATATATGTATTAGCATTTAAAAATGGCATTAGCGCTCAAAGGTTACTTTTAATAGGAATAGGTATAAATATAGCATTTACATCTATAATGACGATTTTCCAATTGAAATTTACTACTCAAGAATTTAATAGAGTAATGGCATGGACATCAGGAAGTATATGGGGCAGCAACTGGAAGTATGTACTAGCAATACTACCTTTTATAATAGTATTTATGTTTCTTGCAATATATAAATCAAGATACTTAGATGTATTAAATTTAGGAGATGAAATATCTACAGGGCTTGGTGTTAATGTAGAAAAGGAAAGAAAAAAGCTAATAACTTATGCCGTTATATTAGCAGGAGTTGCAACATCAGTAGCTGGAAGTATTTCATTTTTAGGATTAGTTTCACCTCACATTGCTAGAAAGCTTGTTGGACCTAAACATAAAAGATTAGTACCTATATCAGCATTAATAGGAATATTACTTATATTAGCAGCTGATACTGTATCTAGAAATTTACTAGCACCAATAGAAATACCAGTAGGAATAGTTATATCTATAATAGGTGTACCTTACTTTATATATTTAATGTTAGCAGATTAG
- a CDS encoding FecCD family ABC transporter permease, with product MKLSKKSSAYLLITIGIAILFIGIFISVSMGPKDISLNTMINSFISNSSDVDTKIIRDVRMPRAIAAALVGGFLAVSGAIMQGITRNPIADPSVMGITQGATFTIAIALVLQKVVPGFAPGSFGLMIFSFLGAGISGLLVYFISSRTRKKVDPVKLALAGTALGTLLVSLAMAFAMYFNLSQQLSFWISGGLVSAKWEGVKLLLMVGGIGFIVAMIMAPRITILSLGEEVAIGLGQKTNLVRFISLVVVVLMTGASVSVAGNIVFVGLVVPQIAKGIVGADYKYIIPSSLVLGSLLLVYSDILSRMINPPYETPVGSITALIGVPVFIYLVRKETR from the coding sequence ATGAAATTAAGTAAAAAGAGTTCGGCTTATTTATTAATTACGATTGGAATAGCAATTCTTTTTATTGGTATTTTTATATCGGTATCAATGGGACCTAAGGATATAAGCTTAAATACCATGATAAATAGTTTTATATCCAATTCAAGTGATGTAGATACAAAAATAATTAGAGATGTTAGAATGCCAAGAGCTATAGCAGCAGCGCTAGTTGGAGGTTTCTTAGCTGTATCGGGAGCTATAATGCAAGGTATTACGAGGAATCCTATAGCAGATCCATCTGTAATGGGTATAACACAAGGAGCTACATTTACTATAGCAATAGCTTTAGTTTTACAAAAGGTAGTACCAGGGTTTGCACCAGGAAGTTTTGGGCTTATGATATTTTCTTTTTTAGGAGCGGGTATAAGTGGATTGCTAGTTTACTTTATAAGTTCTAGAACGAGAAAAAAAGTTGATCCAGTAAAATTAGCATTAGCAGGAACTGCATTAGGTACATTATTAGTGTCACTAGCTATGGCGTTTGCTATGTACTTTAATTTATCTCAGCAACTAAGCTTTTGGATTTCTGGAGGACTAGTAAGTGCTAAATGGGAAGGCGTAAAACTTTTACTAATGGTAGGAGGTATAGGTTTTATAGTAGCTATGATAATGGCTCCGAGAATTACAATATTAAGCTTAGGTGAAGAAGTTGCTATAGGACTTGGACAAAAAACTAATTTAGTAAGATTTATATCCTTAGTAGTAGTAGTTTTAATGACAGGAGCAAGTGTTTCTGTTGCTGGAAATATTGTATTTGTAGGTCTGGTAGTACCTCAAATTGCAAAAGGAATAGTTGGAGCAGATTATAAATATATAATACCTAGTTCTTTAGTTTTAGGGTCTTTGTTATTAGTTTACAGCGATATCTTATCAAGAATGATAAATCCACCGTATGAAACACCAGTAGGTTCAATAACTGCACTTATAGGGGTACCGGTCTTTATATATCTTGTAAGAAAGGAAACTAGATAA